Part of the Vibrio sp. SCSIO 43137 genome, CAGGGCAGCTTGCGGGTTCTCACGTAAGAACTTACATGCATTCGCTTTACCCTGACCAATCTTGTCACCGTTGTAGCTGTACCATGCACCCGCTTTTTCTACCAGCTTGTTCTTAACACCCAGATCGATCAGCTCACCTTCGCGGTTAAAGCCTTTACCGTAAAGAATCTGAGTTTCAGCCTGCTTAAATGGCGCTGCAATCTTGTTCTTAACAACCTTAATACGAGTTTCGTTACCAACAACCTCATCGCCTTCTTTGATAGAGCCGGTACGACGAATATCCAGACGAACAGAAGCGTAGAACTTAAGCGCGTTACCACCAGTTGTGGTTTCAGGGTTACCAAACATTACACCAATCTTCATACGGATCTGGTTAATGAAGATACACATACAGTTAGACTGCTTAAGGTTACCTGTCAGCTTACGCATCGCCTGAGAAAGCATACGAGCCTGCAGACCCATATGGCTGTCACCCATCTCACCTTCAATTTCAGCTTTTGGTGTCAGGGCAGCAACGGAGTCAACAACCAGTACGTCAATAGCGCCTGAACGTGCTAGTGCGTCACAGATTTCCAGAGCTTGCTCACCGGTATCAGGCTGAGAAACCAGCAGTGAATCAATATCAACACCCAGTTTTTTAGCATAGATTGGATCCAGCGCGTGCTCGGCATCAACGAAGGCACAAGTTTTACCCGCACGTTGAGCAGCTGCAATCAATTCAAGTGTCAGAGTAGTTTTACCTGAGCTCTCCGGACCGTACACTTCAACAATACGTCCCATTGGCAGGCCACCGGCACCCAGTGCGATATCCAGTGAAAGAGAACCTGTTGAGATAGTTTCTACATCCATGGTGCGATTATCACCAAGACGCATGATAGAACCTTTACCAAACTGCTTTTCTATCTGACCAAGAGCCGCTGCCAGCGCCTTCTGTTTATTCTCGTTCATTACTTTCTCCGACTATTTTAACTGTCTGGTTATTCTGTAAAGAGGAAATGGCCAAATGCCACCGGAACATAATTCAGCTGTTCCTTTCTCAAAGTGGCTTGAGTATATACTGTTGATTCATACAGTGTCTACACCTGTATAAGGATTTTTTTATTCTTCCGGCTCACTTCACCATGACGTAGCGATTTTAACTAGAGACCTGACACCTTCTCTTATGGTGTAATGGCGAAAAAGGAGTGGAAAGTATATGGATATACGTTTTGAACAGCTGCAGGTGCAAACGGCGGCTAGTGACTTACACATAGAGCAATGGCAAGTAGATAAGGGGCAGTCATGGGCTATCTTCAGTACCGATGGCGATGTCGGCGCTCTGATCGGAGATTTACTCTGTGGAGAGCTGGAATACTCCCAAGGAAGCATAACCACTAATAACCTGCTTATTTCTCAGGTCTCCCTCTCTCAGCAGCAGAGATTGCTGGAAGCCGAACTGGCCAATGACGATACCGATTTTCTCGACCGTGTCGATACCGGAAGCTCGGTACAGTCACTAATTGAACAGATCTCTACGTCAGGACAACTTACAGAGACACTCATTAACGAGCTGGATTTAGTCCATCTGAAACAGAGCGGTTTTCGTGAACTTTCTACCGGAGAAACCCGCAGGGTGATGTTAGCAAGAGCGCTGGCTGTTGAGCCTGACTTTCTGGTACTGGACGAACCTTATGCCGGGCTGGATATCAAACACAGGCAAACTCTACAGGGCTATTTGCAGAAACTTTCGCAGAGAATAACGCTGCTACTCACCGTTTCACGAGAACAGGAAATACCTGAATGGGTCGATCATATCGCTCTGTTTGATAAAGGCACGCTGGTAGAGAAAATGAACCGCCAGAGCTGGATTAATCATCCGGTAATCAGCCAGATCAAAGCTCAGTCTGAGAGCGCATCAGCAGAGATAATGGAACTGATGCATAAGTATCAGCATAACTCTCCGTTTAATGATCCGCTATTCCAGCTTACTGACGGCAAAGTAACTTATACAGAAAAAACTATTTTATCCGGCATCAACTGGCGGATAAACAATGGCGAACACTGGCAGATACGCGGCCCGAACGGCTGTGGCAAAAGTACTCTTCTTGGGCTTATTTTCGGCGATCACCCGCAATGTTACAGCAATGATATAAAGATATTTGGCCGGCAAAGAGGCTCAGGGGAAACCATCTGGCAGATAAAGCAGCATATCGGAATGGTCTCTTCCTCCCTGCATCTGCAATACAGGGTGAACTGCGCTGCATTAGACGTAGTGTTGTCCGGTTTTTATGACTCCATTGGTCTCTATTCTCAGCCGACTAAAAAAGAAATAGAAATAGCCAAAGAGTGGCTGGCTATTTTGCATATGAGTCATCTGGAGAAAGTCTCCTTCAGGCAGCTTGATTACAGTCAGCAACGTCTGTTATTGATAGCAAGGGCTCTGGTTAAACAGCCAGCTCTATTGATTCTTGATGAGCCCTATCAGGGGCTGGACTATTTTGGCCGGCGACTTGTAATGAGCACGCTAGATATTATTGCCCGTGAAAATCTGAGTCAGCTACTTTATGTATCCCACTATGAAGAAGATAGTCTTAGTAGTATCCACAATTACGTTGATTTTATTGCGCAGAGCGACAATCAGGAGTATCAGGTAGAAATTCGTTCAGAACAGTCCGCTTAGCTGACTCAAACTCTATTTTAAAGCATTAAAAAACCCGCTATAACGTTAGCGGGTTTTTACTTTAAAGGAGAAAAGTTAAGCCATGCTCTGGCGAACCTTCTCGTGTAACTCCTGGACAGAAGTTACTGTATTTCTGTCATCTGCAGTGTGCGACATGCAGGTGGCAAATGCAGCATTC contains:
- the recA gene encoding recombinase RecA codes for the protein MNENKQKALAAALGQIEKQFGKGSIMRLGDNRTMDVETISTGSLSLDIALGAGGLPMGRIVEVYGPESSGKTTLTLELIAAAQRAGKTCAFVDAEHALDPIYAKKLGVDIDSLLVSQPDTGEQALEICDALARSGAIDVLVVDSVAALTPKAEIEGEMGDSHMGLQARMLSQAMRKLTGNLKQSNCMCIFINQIRMKIGVMFGNPETTTGGNALKFYASVRLDIRRTGSIKEGDEVVGNETRIKVVKNKIAAPFKQAETQILYGKGFNREGELIDLGVKNKLVEKAGAWYSYNGDKIGQGKANACKFLRENPQAALEIDTKLREMLLAPVQLEEDDNSEQDLPQEEL
- the modF gene encoding molybdate ABC transporter ATP-binding protein ModF; the protein is MDIRFEQLQVQTAASDLHIEQWQVDKGQSWAIFSTDGDVGALIGDLLCGELEYSQGSITTNNLLISQVSLSQQQRLLEAELANDDTDFLDRVDTGSSVQSLIEQISTSGQLTETLINELDLVHLKQSGFRELSTGETRRVMLARALAVEPDFLVLDEPYAGLDIKHRQTLQGYLQKLSQRITLLLTVSREQEIPEWVDHIALFDKGTLVEKMNRQSWINHPVISQIKAQSESASAEIMELMHKYQHNSPFNDPLFQLTDGKVTYTEKTILSGINWRINNGEHWQIRGPNGCGKSTLLGLIFGDHPQCYSNDIKIFGRQRGSGETIWQIKQHIGMVSSSLHLQYRVNCAALDVVLSGFYDSIGLYSQPTKKEIEIAKEWLAILHMSHLEKVSFRQLDYSQQRLLLIARALVKQPALLILDEPYQGLDYFGRRLVMSTLDIIARENLSQLLYVSHYEEDSLSSIHNYVDFIAQSDNQEYQVEIRSEQSA